In Dysgonomonadaceae bacterium zrk40, one genomic interval encodes:
- a CDS encoding bifunctional nuclease family protein: protein MSQKIKLSILGISFSQVQAGAYALVFSEEEGIRRLPIVIGTPEAQSIAIVMEGITPPRPLTHDLICSIWKELGILLKEVVIYKFEEGAFFSELLIEQNGTEYRIDSRTSDAVALAIRTNSPIFTTEEIMRNMAVVFDEHNEQSAADPLQEPTKKREEELTDLRLDALKERLREAVNEENYELATSLRDEINRRENKS, encoded by the coding sequence GTGTCACAAAAAATTAAACTTTCCATACTGGGGATATCTTTCAGTCAGGTTCAAGCTGGCGCCTACGCACTCGTTTTTTCTGAGGAGGAGGGAATCAGACGGCTTCCCATTGTCATCGGTACGCCCGAAGCACAATCGATTGCCATCGTGATGGAAGGAATCACTCCTCCCAGACCCCTCACACATGATTTGATCTGTTCCATCTGGAAGGAGTTGGGCATTCTGCTTAAAGAGGTGGTAATATACAAGTTCGAAGAGGGTGCCTTTTTCTCGGAGCTGCTAATCGAGCAGAACGGAACTGAATATCGCATCGACTCTCGCACATCGGATGCTGTTGCCCTTGCCATCCGCACCAATTCTCCCATCTTCACCACAGAGGAGATCATGCGTAACATGGCTGTTGTCTTTGATGAGCATAACGAACAAAGTGCAGCAGATCCATTACAGGAGCCCACTAAGAAGAGAGAGGAGGAGTTGACCGATTTGCGGCTGGATGCCCTTAAAGAGAGGCTCAGGGAGGCAGTGAATGAGGAAAATTATGAACTTGCAACCAGTCTGCGTGATGAGATAAACCGCAGGGAGAATAAATCCTGA